A stretch of DNA from Rhodoluna sp. KAS3:
GAAAACGTGAAGGTACTTATCGTCGATGACGAACCGAACATCCGCGACCTACTCTCAACCAGTTTGAGATTTGCCGGCTTCAGCGTGCACGCAGTGGCTAACGGCGCCGATGCCGTTACCGCCGCCGAAAAAGGCAACCCAGACATCATCTTGCTTGACGTAATGCTGCCGGACATGAACGGTTTTAGCGTTACCAAGAAGATTCGCTCAATGGGCATCAATGCCCCGGTGCTGTTCTTGACCGCTCGCGACGAAACCGAAGACAAAATTACTGGCCTAACCGTCGGTGGTGATGACTACATGACTAAGCCATTCAGCCTGGATGAAATCGTTGCCCGAATCAATGCCATTCTTCGACGCACCAAGGCCGCCGAGGTCGAGGAATCAGTCCTGGAAGTTGGCGAGATTCGCATCAACCAAGACGCACACGAGGTTTTTGTTAACAACGAAGTGGTTGACCTCAGCCCAACTGAGTACAAGCTACTGCGATTCTTGATGTCCAACCCAAACCGAGTGCTGACCAAGGCTCAAATTTTGGACCACGTCTGGGAGTATGACTTCAACGGAGAAATGGGAATTGTTGAGTCTTACGTTTCTTACCTGCGCAAGAAGCTTGACCCACTAACCAGTGAGCCGCTTATTCAAACCAAGCGCGGTGTTGGCTACATGTACAAGTCGACTAAGAACGGCAAGTAGAAACCTAATTGTCGTCAAAACTCGGAACCGCATGGGAGCAAATCTCCCTACGCACAAAGCTGACAGCGCTATCAGTAGCGTTGATTGGCATTTTGCTTGCGGTTTCTAGTTTTGGAACCATGGCACTGCTGCGCACCTACCTGGTCGCCAACGTCGACACCCTGCTGAGCTCAACCGCGGCAACCCTCAGCCACGAGGACCCAACTCAGCTTGAAGAAAGACTTGCTAGTCGCGAACTCAGGCTTCCTAGCCTGCCCAGCGATTTTTACATTGGATACGTCGACCAGTCTGGTGCGCTATTAGTTGGTCTGGTCTCTTCCGCGAGCGATCTTGATCGCGTTCCAAACCTTTCAAGCTTTAATGCGGTCAATGTTCTGGCGACTCGCGGTTTGCCATTTGAGGTAGATGCCCAAGGCAACGTCACAGATGATGCCGGCATCGATGGCTGGCGCATGGTCGCAGTACCGCTGACCACCATGCCTGGCTCTCTAGTTGTTGCACTGCCAACCAACGCCAACGGCGCGTTGCTTTCGCAATACGCATCCATCGGTGGCAGTTTTGGAATTTTGCTGCTGCTGCTCAGTGGACTAAGTATTTGGCTAACCATCACGTCCGCCCTGAAGCCTCTGCGCGAGGTCGAGCGAACCGCCACCTTGGTAGCCGAGGGTGACTTTTCGCAGCGACTTATCGAGAGACCAGGCGACACCGAAATTTCGAGGATCAACCGCTCACTAAACACAATGCTCGACGGGCTGGAAAACGCATTCCAAGACCGATCCCGCACCCTTGAACAGATGCGCCGCTTCGTTGCCGATGCCTCACACGAACTGCGGACTCCCCTAGTCTCGGTGCGCGGATACGCAGAGCTGTATCGAATGGGTGCGCTCAAGAAGCCTGAGCAGGTTGCCGAGGCTATGGGCCGCATCGAGTCCGAGGCGATTCGTATGACCGGACTCGTGGAAAGCCTGCTTACCTTGGCTCGCCTCGATGATGCCAAAGAGCCGCCAAAAACCACGACTAACCTCGTGACTCTGGCCATTGATGCTGCCAAAGATGTGCATGCCTCCTCGCCAAAGCAAAGCATCGCAGTTTCTAACACCGATGGCGTGCCGCTGACGGAAGCCGACGAAGTGCTTGCCAAAGTGGACGCCAACGCCATGCGTCAGGTGTTCACCAACCTTCTGGCCAACGCTTCGCGCTTTTCTGCCAAAGACGGTTCCATTGAGATTGTCCTTGACGGTACGGCCCGGGTCGACGGCTATCCTTGGGCCATCATCGAAGTTCGCGATCACGGCGAGGGTATCCCCGAGCAGCTTCGCGAAAAAGTTTTTGAGCGCTTCTATCGAGTTGATAATTCGAGAAACAGTGAAACTGGCGGTTCTGGCCTTGGACTCGCAATCGTTTCGAGCATCGTTAGATCTCACCAGGGCTCGATCGTAGCCCTCGAAACTGCTGGTGGCGGAGCCACTTTCCGAGTAGCCATCCCTGCTTAGTTATTCACATTTTTTGTAATTCATCCTGTTGCGGTGAGCACTCCGCAGATGATTCTGACATGACTCAATTCACCGTAGACAGCGATCAAGTAATGGCGGCAAACGCCAACATCCAAATCACAATCTCCAAACTCAGCAACGAGGTCCAACTGCTTCACGGGCAACTTCAAGGGTTGCAAGCTTCATGGACTGGTCTGGCTGCGACCAGCTTTCAGGAGCTAGCCAGCCGCTGGCGGGTTACGGCCGGGGCTGTCGAGGCTCAATTGGCTGAGCTAGGTAGCGCCCTTGGAATGGCAGCTCAGCAATACTCCGACATTGAACTTTCCAACCAACGATTGTTTCTGTAGGCCAAAGTAAACCGCAAATAAAAAACTGGGTGGCTCCCAAAGGAACCACCCAGTTTTTGTAATTCAGACTTAGAAGTCCATGCCACCCTGTGGTGCAGCAGCCGGAGCAGCTGGCTCTGGCTTCTCAGCAACAACAGCTTCGGTGGTCAAGAATAGACCTGCAATTGAGGCTGCGTTCTGAAGTGCAGAACGGGTTACCTTCACTGGGTCGTTAATTCCTGCCTGAAGCATGTCAACGTACTCGCCGGTAGCTGCGTTTAGGCCCTGGCCTGATGGCAAGCTAGCAACGCGCTCGGCAACTACGCCAGGCTCTAGACCTGCGTTGATTGCGATCTGCTTTAGTGGAGCTGAGATTGCAACGCGAACGATGTTTGCACCGGTCGCTTCGTCGCCAGTCAATGACAACTTCTCAAATGCAGTCTTGCCAGCCTGTAGCAATGCAACACCACCACCAGCAACGATGCCTTCTTCAACTGCAGCCTTGGCGTTACGAACAGCATCTTCGATGCGGTGCTTGCGCTCCTTTAGCTCTACCTCAGTGGCAGCACCAGCCTTGATAACTGCAACACCGCCGGCCAGCTTCGCTAGGCGCTCCTGGAGCTTCTCGCGGTCGTAGTCGCTGTCGGTGTTGTCAATCTCGCGGCGAATCTGCTCGACGCGGCCAGCAATCATGTCCTGGTCACCCGCACCCTCAACAATGGTGGTCTCGTCCTTGGTAATTACTACCTTGCGAGCGCGACCCAATAGGTCAAGAGTGGTTGCGTCTAGCTTTAGGCCAACCTCTTCAGAGATAACCTGTGCGCCGGTCAAGATTGCGATGTCCTGAAGCATAGCCTTGCGACGGTCACCAAAACCTGGTGCCTTCACAGCCACAGACTTGAAGATTCCGCGGATCTTGTTGACGATAAGGGTTGCAAGAGCCTCGCCCTCGATGTCCTCAGCAATGATCAACAGTGGCTTGTTGGCCTGGATAACCTTGTCAACGATTGGCAGCAGGTCCTTGATGTTTGAGATCTTTGAGTTTGCAATCAAAACGT
This window harbors:
- a CDS encoding HAMP domain-containing sensor histidine kinase; this translates as MSSKLGTAWEQISLRTKLTALSVALIGILLAVSSFGTMALLRTYLVANVDTLLSSTAATLSHEDPTQLEERLASRELRLPSLPSDFYIGYVDQSGALLVGLVSSASDLDRVPNLSSFNAVNVLATRGLPFEVDAQGNVTDDAGIDGWRMVAVPLTTMPGSLVVALPTNANGALLSQYASIGGSFGILLLLLSGLSIWLTITSALKPLREVERTATLVAEGDFSQRLIERPGDTEISRINRSLNTMLDGLENAFQDRSRTLEQMRRFVADASHELRTPLVSVRGYAELYRMGALKKPEQVAEAMGRIESEAIRMTGLVESLLTLARLDDAKEPPKTTTNLVTLAIDAAKDVHASSPKQSIAVSNTDGVPLTEADEVLAKVDANAMRQVFTNLLANASRFSAKDGSIEIVLDGTARVDGYPWAIIEVRDHGEGIPEQLREKVFERFYRVDNSRNSETGGSGLGLAIVSSIVRSHQGSIVALETAGGGATFRVAIPA
- the groL gene encoding chaperonin GroEL (60 kDa chaperone family; promotes refolding of misfolded polypeptides especially under stressful conditions; forms two stacked rings of heptamers to form a barrel-shaped 14mer; ends can be capped by GroES; misfolded proteins enter the barrel where they are refolded when GroES binds), with product MAKIIHFNEEARRGMERGLNILADTVKVTLGPRGRNVVLEKKWGAPTITNDGVSIAKEIELDDPFERIGAELVKEVAKKTDDVAGDGTTTATVLAQALVREGLRNVAAGADPISLKRGIEKAVAAVTVELIANAKPVETKEQIAATASISAGDSQIGELIAEAIDKVGREGVVTVEESNTFGIELELTEGMRFDKGYISAYMVTDPERQEAVLEDAYVLIANSKISNIKDLLPIVDKVIQANKPLLIIAEDIEGEALATLIVNKIRGIFKSVAVKAPGFGDRRKAMLQDIAILTGAQVISEEVGLKLDATTLDLLGRARKVVITKDETTIVEGAGDQDMIAGRVEQIRREIDNTDSDYDREKLQERLAKLAGGVAVIKAGAATEVELKERKHRIEDAVRNAKAAVEEGIVAGGGVALLQAGKTAFEKLSLTGDEATGANIVRVAISAPLKQIAINAGLEPGVVAERVASLPSGQGLNAATGEYVDMLQAGINDPVKVTRSALQNAASIAGLFLTTEAVVAEKPEPAAPAAAPQGGMDF
- a CDS encoding WXG100 family type VII secretion target; translated protein: MTQFTVDSDQVMAANANIQITISKLSNEVQLLHGQLQGLQASWTGLAATSFQELASRWRVTAGAVEAQLAELGSALGMAAQQYSDIELSNQRLFL
- a CDS encoding response regulator transcription factor; its protein translation is MENVKVLIVDDEPNIRDLLSTSLRFAGFSVHAVANGADAVTAAEKGNPDIILLDVMLPDMNGFSVTKKIRSMGINAPVLFLTARDETEDKITGLTVGGDDYMTKPFSLDEIVARINAILRRTKAAEVEESVLEVGEIRINQDAHEVFVNNEVVDLSPTEYKLLRFLMSNPNRVLTKAQILDHVWEYDFNGEMGIVESYVSYLRKKLDPLTSEPLIQTKRGVGYMYKSTKNGK